One window from the genome of Echinicola vietnamensis DSM 17526 encodes:
- a CDS encoding lipopolysaccharide biosynthesis protein: MAGQSPVKKIFSGSVWGIAAKVLDALAKFVTIPLLVSFYGKTDYGLIALAFSLNAYLRLMDLGMNIGSVRYFAMWESKGEYDKIATASRSSMVFYGLIGLVNALIFVWMADHGPDFFNISQDQAPTYRIMMYILAASTVFNWLSNVVIQLLSAKDELGFVHRITVISSVLNFLIALAAIHFQWSLEVYFLFYTLSLMVVIPLNVLRLKRYPLPLRKLLLPKWDGKVFKQILGYSMAIFAMGLFQFSAKELRPILLAKFATGIDVLTDYRVIQTIANLVMSFGSIFLQVLLPSASKAHAENDQHKMEKMVFEATRYIAIFLTLVVFALILNAENLLVLYMGESYADLSKWLIIWLLTVLLSMHNTPVASLVLSSGKTKALVYSAAIGCILSLPITVVFAPEMGVGAAVMGYLVYMLIQMGFFYFYYIPKVLHMSSARIFFKAFSPSLLGAVLAWFLAYLTGTLVDLAQPYLAMALQTTVFLLVFAGFHGAFVIKRSDIDYLKSKLSPQP; the protein is encoded by the coding sequence ATGGCAGGACAATCTCCGGTAAAGAAAATCTTCTCTGGCTCTGTTTGGGGCATCGCTGCCAAGGTGCTCGATGCCTTGGCGAAGTTTGTGACCATTCCCTTGCTGGTAAGCTTTTATGGCAAAACCGACTATGGACTCATTGCCTTGGCCTTCTCGCTAAATGCTTACCTTCGCCTGATGGACTTGGGCATGAACATCGGATCGGTGCGGTATTTTGCCATGTGGGAATCCAAAGGCGAGTATGATAAAATTGCCACGGCCTCACGGTCCAGTATGGTGTTCTACGGGCTCATCGGCCTGGTCAACGCCCTGATCTTCGTTTGGATGGCCGATCATGGTCCCGACTTTTTCAATATCAGCCAGGACCAAGCCCCTACCTATCGGATCATGATGTATATCCTCGCTGCCAGCACGGTGTTCAACTGGCTGTCAAACGTGGTCATCCAGTTGCTGAGCGCCAAGGATGAGCTGGGGTTTGTCCACCGCATCACCGTCATCAGCAGTGTCCTCAACTTCCTGATTGCCCTGGCCGCCATCCATTTCCAATGGTCCTTGGAGGTCTACTTCCTGTTTTACACCCTATCGCTAATGGTGGTCATCCCCTTGAATGTCCTCCGGCTGAAGCGCTATCCTCTTCCGCTGCGCAAGCTCCTGCTTCCCAAGTGGGACGGAAAAGTTTTCAAGCAGATCTTGGGCTATAGCATGGCCATCTTTGCCATGGGGCTGTTCCAATTTTCGGCAAAAGAACTGCGCCCTATCCTGCTGGCCAAATTTGCCACGGGCATCGATGTGCTGACCGATTACCGGGTCATCCAAACCATTGCCAACCTGGTCATGTCCTTCGGCAGCATCTTTCTTCAAGTGCTGCTGCCCTCTGCTTCAAAGGCCCATGCTGAAAACGACCAACACAAAATGGAAAAGATGGTCTTCGAGGCCACCCGCTATATCGCTATTTTCTTGACCTTAGTGGTATTCGCCCTGATCCTGAACGCAGAAAACCTGCTGGTGCTCTATATGGGAGAAAGTTACGCCGACCTCAGCAAATGGCTGATCATCTGGTTGCTCACCGTGTTGCTGTCCATGCACAACACTCCCGTGGCCAGCTTGGTCCTGAGCTCCGGGAAGACCAAGGCCCTGGTCTATTCGGCGGCCATTGGCTGCATCCTTTCCCTGCCGATTACCGTGGTCTTCGCCCCAGAGATGGGCGTGGGTGCGGCCGTTATGGGGTATTTGGTCTACATGCTCATCCAGATGGGCTTCTTCTACTTTTACTATATTCCCAAGGTCCTGCACATGAGCAGCGCCCGGATCTTCTTCAAGGCCTTTTCACCTTCCCTGCTGGGGGCGGTCTTGGCATGGTTTCTGGCTTATCTGACCGGAACCTTGGTCGATTTGGCGCAGCCTTACTTGGCAATGGCCCTGCAGACCACGGTATTTCTGTTGGTTTTTGCAGGCTTTCACGGGGCATTTGTCATCAAGCGTTCCGATATCGACTACCTAAAAAGCAAACTTTCACCCCAACCCTGA
- a CDS encoding glycosyltransferase family 2 protein, translated as MNPNNGTTFSICIPAYKSKHLHACIASILGQTIGDFELIILNDCSPQPVEEVVSQFDDKRIQYHKNETNVGAVDLVQNWNKCLSLATGKFIVIMGDDDLLEPDYLETFTGLIAAHPDLDVYHCRSKIIDENGNTILLTPACPATEDVYDSIWHRLNQYRSNYISDYLYRTEALRDQGGFHPLPLAWGSDDITAFIAMGQKGIAHSPKAVFRYRSHGMSITSTTTNGLAKLEADMGYAAWLKNFLQENPLGAVETVIYRHLVENQDRYMRDRRIFTMTKIMASEAIPRIGKWLRHRKKFQLTTKDILTAAVKSRKMRKQLRE; from the coding sequence ATGAATCCGAATAACGGCACCACCTTTTCCATATGTATCCCCGCCTATAAGAGCAAGCATCTCCACGCATGCATTGCCAGTATCCTGGGCCAGACCATAGGAGACTTTGAGCTCATCATCCTGAACGACTGCTCTCCCCAACCTGTTGAAGAAGTGGTTTCCCAGTTTGATGACAAAAGGATACAGTACCATAAAAACGAAACGAACGTCGGGGCCGTCGACCTGGTCCAGAACTGGAACAAATGCCTTTCCCTGGCCACGGGAAAGTTTATCGTGATCATGGGCGATGACGACCTTTTGGAACCCGATTATTTGGAGACCTTCACCGGGCTGATCGCCGCCCATCCGGACCTGGATGTCTACCACTGCAGGAGCAAGATCATCGACGAAAACGGAAATACGATACTGCTGACCCCGGCCTGTCCCGCCACCGAGGATGTTTATGACAGCATTTGGCACCGCCTAAACCAGTACCGCTCCAACTATATTTCCGACTACCTTTACCGTACCGAGGCCTTGCGGGACCAAGGAGGTTTCCATCCGCTTCCCCTGGCCTGGGGATCTGATGACATCACCGCCTTCATCGCCATGGGGCAAAAAGGCATTGCCCACAGCCCAAAGGCGGTCTTCCGCTACAGGAGCCATGGGATGTCCATTACCTCCACGACCACCAATGGCCTGGCCAAACTGGAAGCGGACATGGGCTATGCGGCCTGGCTGAAAAACTTTCTCCAGGAAAATCCCCTGGGAGCTGTCGAAACGGTCATCTATCGGCACCTGGTCGAAAACCAAGACCGCTACATGCGCGACCGGAGGATCTTTACCATGACCAAGATCATGGCCTCAGAGGCCATCCCCCGTATCGGCAAATGGCTCCGGCACCGAAAGAAATTCCAGCTCACGACCAAGGATATCTTAACGGCTGCCGTCAAAAGCAGGAAAATGAGAAAACAGCTCAGGGAATAG